A single genomic interval of Oryzias latipes chromosome 3, ASM223467v1 harbors:
- the tdrd3 gene encoding tudor domain-containing protein 3 codes for MSDLVDSLIKEGWYLTDEGIEELKGSAEKLTHSDIIHVALDTDLRPIGSKILPSDINSGKTEKLEGPCVLQVQKVRNISAPKDNEESQGAPRMLRLQMTDGHTTCVGLEFKHLSKISLNTPPGTKVKLLGTVQVKNGCLLLEDSNILVLGGEVEHMVEKWELQRSLAKHSRSNIGAEGGPPPFVPFGQKCARKDEVDSRELDQRKTLQTQNVVKSPDENDEFEKQRTAAIAEVAKTKEGPRSFGGGGNAGSNLSNAASSSRSRDANQQRRREDKFEKTESRPEGNYRELVDERALRDLMEMGFDREAARQALLDNNNNVEVALNSLLTGSSGGRPGSTVAESNKSQPRGRGKGRGRSRNEDEDDGVGGRPSGPSTLFDFLESKMGAFSVDDTKSQTQLRNHESKASFSNTSYHTKEHSQPRFSSHYEHKSQRNDRPPRFNKDTDFPKPGQEHIPNLMSCPTSAPSQQWRSQERWPRGIPDQAVNDRRQTRDDQTVSSTTLPKHSEEPQQKLEFNGSYHQQSRNREGGSNTSGLSQKRGMKNDGPSPKPSHSAGNDADGRGNNKEANNSRRKPKVDRQNSDHFDRQRNSGQSNFNSKGGSWGTQEGGFPQTLCSLTGVPSHFQNGELEHKRTGPIKPGNMPCTPNREQLPRRNMPQNSGPKRRPGQGKGQGPRGPDRNQIPEHGWKPGDQCLALYWEDGKFYHARIDAVHPSGSTAVVVFSDYGNCEEVLLENIKPVSADMLEEDDSFYDSSLEFRRGGDGQPRRTRPTQQYYQPPRARD; via the exons ATGAGTGACTTGGTAGATTCCCTGATCAAAGAGGGCTG GTACCTCACAGATGAAGGCATCGAAGagctgaagggatctgctgagAAACTGACCCACAGTGACATCATTCACGTTGCACTGGAT ACGGATCTTAGGCCTATCGGAAGCAAGATTTTACCATCTGATATCAACAGTGGAAAAACAGAGAAG CTGGAGGGCCCATGTGTTCTCCAGGTACAAAAGGTGAGAAACATCTCAGCCCCCAAAGACAACGAGGAGTCCCAGGGTGCACCGCGGATGCTGCGCCTACAGATGACAGATGGGCACACCACCTGTGTCGGATTGGAGTTTAAACATCTGTCCAAGATTAG tctgaatacacccccCGGAACAAAGGTGAAGCTTCTTGGTACAGTCCAGGTTAAAAATGGTTGTTTGCTTCTTGAAGATTCAAACATCTTAGTCCTTGGAGGAGAAGTTGAGCAcatggtggagaaatgggagCTCCAAAGG AGTTTGGCAAAACACAGCAGGAGCAACATCGGAGCAGAAGGGGGCCCACCTCCCTTTGTACCATTTGGTCAG AAGTGTGCCCGGAAGGACGAGGTAGACAGCAGAGAACTGGACCAGAGGAAAACCCTCCAGACGCAGAATGTGGTCAAGAGTCCCGACGAGAACGACGAGTTTGAAAAGCAGCGAACAGCGGCGATCGCCGAGGTGGCCAAGACAAAAGAG GGTCCCCGCAGCTTTGGTGGCGGCGGGAATGCGGGCAGTAATTTATCCAACGCTGCCTCCTCTTCCCGAAGCAGAGATGCCAACCAGCAAAGGAGACGTGAAGACAAATttgaaaagacagaaagcagaccAGAGGGAAACTACAGAGAGCTG GTGGACGAACGTGCTCTGAGAGACCTCATGGAAATGGGCTTTGACAGAGAGGCAGCTCGACAAGCTCTGCTGGATAATAACAACAATGTTGAAGTGGCTCTAAACAGTCTACTGACCGGAAGTTCTGGTGGCCGACCCGGCTCTACGGTGGCTGAATCAAACAAGTCCCAACCCAGAG GAAGAGGAAAGGGAAGAGGCAGATCCAGAAACGAAGACGAGGATGATGGGGTTGGAGGAAGACCTTCTGGTCCAAGCACTCTGTTTGACTTTCTGGAATCCAAAATGGGGGCTTTCTCTGTGGATG ATACAAAGAGTCAGACACAGCTGAGGAACCATGAGAGCAAAGCAAGTTTCTCCAACACAAGCTACCACACCAAAGAGCATTCTCAGCCCAGGTTTTCCTCACACTATGAACACAAATCACAAAGGAACGACAGGCCGCCAAGATTTAACAAAGACACAGATTTTCCTAAACCAGGCCAGGAGCACATCCCTAACCTAATGAGCTGTCCAACGTCAGCTCCATCTCAGCAGTGGAGGAGCCAGGAGAGGTGGCCGCGAGGAATACCAGATCAAGCGGTTAATGACAGGAGACAGACAAGAGATGATCAGACCGTTAGCTCTACCACTTTGCCAAAGCACTCAGAAGAACCTCAGCAGAAGTTGGAGTTTAATGGATCTTACCACCAACAATCCAGAAATAGAGAAGGCGGCTCAAATACGTCTGGGTTGTCTCAAAAAAGAGGGATGAAAAACGACGGACCCTCACCTAAACCAAGTCATTCTGCAGGAAATGATGCAGATGGAAGAGGAAACAATAAAGAAGCCAACAACAGCAGGAGGAAGCCAAAGGTTGACCGGCAAAACTCGGACCACTTTGACAGACAAAGAAATAGTGGCCAGTCCAACTTTAATTCAAAAGGAGGGAGCTGGGGGACTCAGGAAGGAGGATTTCCACAAACTCTTTGCTCGTTGACAGGGGTTCCTTCTCATTTTCAAAACGGAGAATTAGAACATAAAAGAACTGGACCAATTAAGCCTGGAAACATGCCCTGTACTCCAAACAGGGAGCAGCTACCCAGAAGAAATATGCCTCAAAACTCGGGACCGAAGAGAAGACCGGGCCAAGGTAAAGGTCAAGGCCCTCGGGGACCAGACAGGAATCAAATCCCAGAACATGGATGGAAACCCGGAGACCAGTGTCTGGCGCTGTACTGGGAAGACGGCAAA TTCTACCATGCAAGAATAGACGCAGTGCATCCATCTGGCTCCACAGCTGTGGTTGTGTTCAGTGACTATGGAAATTGTGAGGAGGTCCTCCTGGAGAACATCAAACCTGTGTCTGCTGACATGTTG GAGGAAGATGACAGCTTCTACGACAGTTCACTAGAGTTTCGCCGTGGGGGAGATGGACAGCCGAGACGAACGAGGCCCACGCAGCAGTACTACCAGCCCCCCAGGGCGCGTGATTGa